The window GTCGATGCTCACCCGATGTAGCGCAGGTCCTCGTCGCTGGGACTCTGGGGGCCCTGCTCCATCTCCTGGATCTTCTTGATGACCTCCTCCATCTCCTCGGCGCGGTCCTCGAGCGACGCGTACCCGACCTCGAAGTCGACGACCTCCTGCAGCACCTCCAGCACCGCGCGGGCGCTTTTCGGATCGACCAGATAGCCGGACGTCTCGCCCATCAGGCAGGCTGTGGGGATGTCGCGGCGCTCCCCGAGCCCGAGCAACAGCCCCGAGACACCGACGATGCCGCCGGCGGGTTCGTCCTCGCGGAACTCCACGCCCGCGGCTTCGAGTTCCCCGACCTGCTCGTCGTCCGTGGCCGCGCCGACGACGGCGTACTCCTCGATGAATTCGCCCGTCGGCACCCCGCCCAGCGCGAAGGCGCGCTCGACGCCGAACGCCTCGGCCACGTCGAGGAAACAGTCGGTCAGCCGGTAGTGGCCGGGAGCATCGGTGGCCTGATGGTCGCCCGACAGGAGGAGGATGTCCGCGCCGTCGGTCCGGACGGCGTGGAACTCAGCGGAGGCCATCGTCGTGGTCCCGTCGTCGTCCACGGCCACCTGCGGCGGGAAGTGCTCCGAGTAGACCCGCCGGACCAGCTCCGCGTCCTCGAACTCCTCGAGCAGGTGTTCGGCCACGAGCTTTCCCACGTGCCCGACTCCGGGCAGCCCCTCGACCAGCACGGGGTCCTCGAGCTCCGGGTCCGCGTGTTCCTCGACGTCGAACTCGTCCATACCGCGGGGTGGGGGTCCCGACACTTGAACCCCGGCGGGTCGGTGCGACCACCCCACCAGGGGCGTGCGCTGGGCCGGGGGCGGAACCGATGGCGCGCCGTCCGGCAGCGACCGCCCCGACGGTCAGGTTCTTCCGCCGGGCACCCGTACGCGGGACTATGCGTGACGAAGACGAAATCCGCGAGCAGTACGAGTTCCTGAAGGCCGAGCTCGACGACGAGGAGATGAACCACGAGGGGGTCCGGCAGATGTTCACCTACTACAAGCGAGCCCTGGGCTGGGTGCTCGAGGAGGAGTACATCTAACTGGACGACAAGTCGTCTCCCTCGGTCGGTAGGCTTAAGTAGAAACGGCGATTCGTATCAGGTGACGCTTCGCTTGGAGGGCCGAAGCGTCAGCGGGGACCAATTCAGGGCGGCAACGGCCGACCGGCCTTTTCATCCGGTCGGCCCTTGCTTTCCTTTCCGAGCACTACTCGACGAGCGACAGTACCGCCGTCACCGTAGTATCCAAGACAGGTCAAACTTCGGAGGCGTCCCGCTACCTTCTGATGGCACCGAACCCCGTAGCGAGTGGAGATGTCATCGTTCGCCCTGTACGACGCCCACGACGGCGTGAGGTAGCCCGCCCGCACAGATTGGGGGAGTGACATGATGAAAGCGATATACTTATTCGATACCGACAATAAGTCCGGAGCAGGTAACTGTCCATGTACGACCTGACCGGCTTCCAGCGGGACCTGTTGTACGTCATCGCGGGGCGCGACGAACCACACGGCCTCGCCATCAAGGAGGAACTGGAGGACTACTACGAGAAGGAGATCCACCACGGTCGACTGTATCCGAACCTCGATACCCTGGTCGAGAAGGGCCTCGTCGAGAAGGGTCAGCATGACCGGCGAACGAACTACTACACGCTGACACGTCGTGGTCGTCGGGAGATCGACGCCCGGCGCGACTGGGAAGAACAGTATCTCGATTGAGCGAACGGCCCGGTCGGGTTACATGTACGCGGCGTCCCAGCGCGTGGGCTTGCGCTGGTTCCCACACTCGTCGCACTCCATCCGGCCCATCGTGTCCATCGACGTGATGAACGTCTCGCAGTTCCCGCAGTAGTAGCCCCACTTGTTCTCGCGGTTCTCGTCCGTGTAGACGGTGTGGAACGCGCCCTTCGAACCCCGGTCCGTGTCGAGATGGTCGATGTAAACCTCGTCGCCGTCCGGCGTCGTGGCCGCCTCCAGGTCCTCGGTCTCGGCGTCCGTGTAGACGTTCTCGACGAACGTGGGTCCGTCGAGCTCGACCCGCCCCTCGCCGCTCTTGACGAGGCCCTGGCGCTCGTAGAACTTGTTGCCCTCCGTGTTGTCCGAGAGGACCCGCCCACGGATGGTCTCGGCACCGCGGTCCCGGAGCGCGCGCCGCGTCTCGCGGAACAGCTCCCCGCCGATGCTCTCGCCCCGGTGCATCGGGTCGACGTGGAGCCAGTTGATGTCCCCGTGGTCGTCGACCAGTTCGCTCTCGGAGAACGCCACCAGTTCGACGCCGTCGTCGACCACGAGGAACAGCACGTCGTCGTCCTGGAGCTTCTCGGTGAACGTCTCGCTGGAGTACCAGCGTTCGATTGCCTCCTCGATCGCTCCGGGTGAGAGGGAGTAGGACGCCTCCATCGACCGCTTCGCGATAGAGCGGATTGCCGACTCGTCCGCCGGGGTCGCTTCTCGAACCTGCATACGTGCAGGTGACGGTGGGGCCCGGCATAAAACCACCTCGCTGGCGCGGTGAACTCGAAGTCCGTCCACCTCGCGCCCCCGGCCGCCGCGCTCCGGGGACAGGCTCTCCCGTCGCCCCATCCCGGGGACCCGCTGGATGGTGTCAACCACCAGTAAAAGCCGACCGGTGGCCACCGACCATTGGTGAGTGCCGAAGCGCCCGATACCGGGTTGTAGAGGTGGTATATGGCTGCTTTCCTGCTGCGACCAGTACCATAATCACTAAGACTGGAAACCACCTTTAGTTACGTAACATGACTGACGTTCGTGCGGCAATGCCGTCCCGGAGGTGGGTCGATGGGCGTTGAGATAAAGGAGTCGCCCGTCACCGACGCGGAGTTCGAGGCGATGAAGGGGTTCGTCCACGACTACCTCGCGGCCTCGGTCGAGAACGAGGAGGAGGGTGGGCGGATGCGCTGGTACCCGTGGCACAGCGCGGAGTACCGGTTCAACCACATCCTCAACGTGACCGAGCTGGCGACCGATATCGCCCGGGAGGAGGGCGCCAACGTGGACGTGACGCGGGTCGCGGCGCTGTTCCACGACATCTCGAAACTGGAAGCCGACCAGGACGTCCACGCCGAGGAGGGCGCTCGCGTCGCCCGGGAGTACCTGGAGACGCACGGGGAGTACCCGGAGTCGTTCGTCGATGCGGTCTGCCGCGCGGTCCGCGAGCACTCCTACCAGGGCGACCTCGCCGACGTGACGCTGGAGTCGCGCTGCCTGATGGAGGCCGACCTGCTCGACAAGGTGGGCGCCAACGGCACCGCCCTGATGCTGCTCCGGATGGGCTACGAGTCCCGCACCCACATGGACGCCAACGAGATGGTGGGCCGGGTGCTGGAGCGCGGCGAGGACGCCGCCCAGCGCGTCCGCTCGGACACCGCCGAGAGCATCGCCCACCAGCGGCTCAAGCGGGTCCGGTGGTTCAAGGAGTGGCTGGAGGGTGAAATCGCGGACATGGAGCCCCCGGGTCGGAACGAGTCCGGGTAGCCGCAGCCGGCAGCGACGGCCGGATACGCGAGCCCTCGCCGTTCAGAGCCCCGACAGCGTCTCGGCCGCGCGGACGAGGTAGAACACGCCGAACCCGGCCAGCACGAGCGCACTCACTCCGGCGACGGCCGGGGCGAGTCGGTCGACCCGGCGCTGGGCGCCCACGAGCGCGGCCGGGAAGCCCGTGACCCAGACCCCGATACCGACGAACAGGCCGACGAGCAGTGCGGGCGACCCCGTCTCGACGACCAGGAGTCCGGACAGGGCCTCCGAGAGCGGCGCGAGTGCGTCCAGGGTGCCGGGTTCGAGAAGCCCGACGCCGACCGTGAGCCAGAAGACGATCTGGTAGGGGTTGGTGAGCGCCAGCACGAACGCCTTCCGGAACCCCCGACTCGACTCGTCGAGCGCGGCGTCGGCGTCGGTGAACGTCTCGCGGACGTCCGCGACGGCCCCGTAGGCGAAGTAGAGCATCAGGATACCGCCGAGACCGACCATCAACCCCGTTACGAGCGCGGACTGGCGCACGAAGGTCACGACGCCGGCGACCGCGAGCAGGAAGAAGATGAAATCGGCCGTCGCGGCCCCGAGACCGGCCTGGAACCCGGAGAGCCAGCCCCGGAGAACGGACTCCTCGGCGATGACGGCGTTCATCGGTCCCGGTGGCGCGGCCAGCGCCAGGCCGAAGGCGACACCGGCGGTGAGCGAGACGAGCGTCGACATCGGCTGGAGCTACCGGGTGGGCGTGTATAATCGTTGTGTGGTGAGAAGTCGTGACATGGTCACTGAGGAGCCCTTTTCGACAGGTATAGTTCGAATTTACGGCGTACTGCGCCAATTTCTCGATAATATCGCCTTCTCGCTCACACTGGCGTCGCCTCGGCACCGTCCCAGTGGACGTGCCCCTCGACGGCGAGTTTCTCGAGATGTGCGATGACGGTGGCCTCGGCCATATCGCGGACCCCCGAGAGGTCTTTCTCGTACGCCGTGTCGGTTATCTCCTCGACGGTCCGGGCGCCGTCGTGGACCGCGCGGCGGACGCGCTCCTCGCGGTCACGCCGGTGGGCGATGAGGCGAGCGCAGGTCTCGCGGGGGTCGGCGATGACGGGGCCGTGCGAGGGGTAGAGCGTCTCCGGGTTGCGGGCCCAGAGGCGGCGAAGCGACGAGACGTAGGCGCGCATGTCGCCCTGCGGCGCGCCGACGACGACGCTCCCGGCGGCGACCGCGAGGTCGCCCACGAGATACGCAGTGGCGCCCCCGATGTCGTCGTCAGCGAACCGGAAGCCGACGTGCTCGGGCGCGTGGCCCGGCGTGTCGACGACGGTCACCTCCCCGTCGGCGGTGGGGATGGTCGTGCCGTCGACGAACGTCCGGTCGGGCGCCACGCCGGTCGCGGCCTCGAAGTCGGCGGCACGACCGTACCGGCACCAGACCGTCGCGTCGTGGGCGACCGCGTACCGCTCGACCGCACCCACGTGGTCCGGGTGGTGGTGTGTCACGGCGACGTGGTCGACGGTACGGTCGGCGAGCGCGTCGTCGAGTTCGTCGGTCACGGCGGCCGGGTCGACCAGGAGGGCGCTGTCACTCCCGAGGATGTAGGCGGCGGTCTGCCCCGTGGGCGCGCGGGTGGCGACGGAGAGGGAGACGCGGTTACAGTCCATACCTGCGGGTCGGGTGCGGGAAGGAAAAGCGTGGTCGCTGGACGCTGGCGTTACTCCGTGAGGAAGTAGACCTGCTTGCGGGCGTCGTGGAAGGAGTAGCGCGACCCGACGAGGTCCTCCTCTTCCAGCCGGTTCAGCGCGTAGCGCACGGTACGGTCGGGGAGGAGCGACTCCTCGGCCAGCTGGCCCTGGGAGAGCGGAGAGGCGTCCTCGAGGACCTTCGCGACGAGTTTCGCACTCGGCGGGAGTTCGCGCAGACGCTCGCGGAACTCGGGGTCTGTCAGGGGCGACTCGGCTGTCTGCTCCTCCGGCGTCGTGCTCATACCCGTAGTGGCCCGTACCCTTCCGTAAAGCCTCGCTATATGTGTGACAAAACAATACGTACACTGCTATGTGACTAAGGGTCCCTTATACAAACTCGGGTGACATAAGTTGCCGGAACCGATAATAGACGTATCTCCCCGTGATTGGAGGGCCGCTTATCCCTCTGGCCGGTGCGTGTCGGGCTGGTCCCGGACTAGTGTACTCGATGTGGTAGGTCTGTGGTCGGTTCACCGGCGTTCCCCAGCGTCCCCGCCGTCCGCCCGACGGTCGCGTGCCGGTGTCGGCTCCGAACCGGCGCGCGAGCGGCCCGGACGCGGCCCCGACTGCCCCGGACCGAGGTCGGGGGAACGGTTTTGCGGGCCCGTTCCGACCTATCGGTATGCTCGAACTCGAGCACGGGTTCAGGGTCGTCGATGTCGGGGCGACGCTGCCCGGCGAGCGGGGCGGGTCCAGAGGACGTGCGGTCGTGCCCGACCGACTGGAGCGAGAACTCCGGCAGGCGGGCGTGGTACGGGCTGTCGTCACGCCACCCGCCCGGCCGAGCGAGGGTGGCTACCTCGCGGCCAACAACGCCGTCGCCCGCCGGTCTGTCGACCGGCCGTTCGTCCCCTTCGCCCGGCTCTCCGGCCCGCGCGTGCCGGGCGCCCCGGCCGGCGAGCGCTCACACCCGGGTGACCACCCAGGCGCCGACTCCGTCGCGCAGTACGGGTACGACGACCGATTCCACGGCTTCGCCATGGACCCGGCCCGGGACGGCCTGCCGACCCGAGAGACGCTCGACGCGCTCGGCGACGTGGGCCTGCCCGTGCTGGTGACGGCCGGCAACGGGTTCCCCCCTTCGCGGGTGGCCGACCTCTGTGGCCGCGGGTTCCCCGTCGTCCTCGGTGGGGTCGGTGGCGACCCGGGGACCCGCGAGTTGTTCGCGACCGCCGTCGACCTGCTGGACCGTCACGACGACCTCCACCTCGACACGGGGACCGTCCGGACACGGTCGCTGCTCGAGCGGGCGCTCCGCGAGCATCCCGACCGTGTGCTGTTCGCCAGCCGTGCCGGGGAGGCCCATCCCAACGTGGCCGTGATGACACTCCTGACCTGTTCGATTCCCGAGGATACGATGCGCCGGGCGTTCGACGCCAACCCCTCGCGGGTGGTATCGTCGCTGGCGCCCTGACACATCTGACGGGGGGCTACCCGCGCCGGTCGAAGACCGTGACAGCCCGGTTCGTCCGCGAGGAGAGACCGTTGGGGTTCCGCCGAGGGTCGCGGTCGCGGTAGCGTGCCCGGATGCCGTCGGCCAGCCCGCGCCCCATGCCCAGGGCGACATCGCGGCCGTTTCCGAGCCAGACGGAGGGTCGTCCCTCGCCGCGGCCGACCTCGCGGAGTCCCGTCCACGCGTCATCGAGCGCGTGGCGACAGACCCGGTAGGCGACGGTCGGTCGCGGGCCGTAGTTCTTCGCGAGCCGGTAGGCCAGCGACCGATAGCGCCAGCGCCACTCGGCCTCCTCGCCGCCGTCGGCCCGGGTCGACGGGCCGTGCTCGGGGTCGAACCGGACCGCCATTCCCGGCCGCCAGTCGACCTCGTACCCCGTCGCGGCCAGTCGATGGGCCGCGTCCCGCGCCCCTCCGACCTCGAGGTACTCGTCGAACCCGTCGATCTCGTTCAGCGCCACCTGGGTGAACGCGACGTTGCGCGGGTTGACGTAGGTTACCGACCGACCCTTTATGCGGCGTGTCTCGACCTCCTCCGTGGCGAGTCCCGCACGGAGCTGCCGGTTCGTCGGCCCGGAGAAGGCCCCGACCGGGCGTTCGTCCGCTGCGGCCTCGCTCTTCTCGTCACCGTCGCTTTCGCTGTGCTCGTCCGCGCTGGCACCGCCGTCGGTCGCCACCTGCTTTCCTGTCTCCGTCTCGGGGTCGCTGTCGACGCCGGGCATCCGGTCGCGGAGGGCATCCAGCCATCCCTCCGCGACCACGAGCTCGTCGCCCAGGAAGGCGATGATATCGCCACTCGCACGCGCCGCGCCGGCGTTGCGAGCGACGTTCACGTTCCGCTCGTCCAGCTCGACGAGCACGTCCACGTCGTCCCGGTCGCGGACCATCCCGCTGGTCCCGTCCGCCGAAGGGCCGTTGGCGACCACCGTCTCGACATCCGGCGCTCGCTCGACGAGCGAGTCGAGACAGGCCGCCAACCGCTCCCGCCCATTCAGGGTGGGTATCACGACCGAGATATCCATACGGTTTCGTTCGGCTACCCAGGGCCAAAAAGCCCGCGGGTCGGGAGGCGTACGGCGAGGTCTGCCCTGCCACAGCGCGTGTAGCGAAGGAACTGCCTCACTTGGGGGCGTCCTGGCCTCGGTGCGCGGCTGGCTGTCCGTGGTGGCGATTAGCGGCCGATGACCACGGCCTCACGGATGTCGAGTGCCGCCTCGAACTCCTCGTGTCGGTCGGTGTCGGTCCCGATGCGGCGGAGTTGCGCGCCGTGGACCCGGCGGAGCGCGTCCGTCTCCTGCTCGGTGAAGCCGAGTCGCTGGCCGAGGTCGCCCCAGTGGTCGGCCTCGACGAAGAAGCCGACGCGGTCGTCCTCGTCGAAGGCCACCTCGTACGTCCGCAGGTACTCGGTGAGCCGGTCGGTGAGATGGGCCTGCGCGAGGTCGACGAGGTCCGGGAGCCGCTGTGGGCTCACACTCGCCTTCGCCGCCGCCAGCAGCAGGACCTGCCCGTCCATCGGGTCGCCGTCGCCGGCCATCTTCAGCCTCCGGCGCGCATGGCCTTCCGGCCGAACTTCTCCATCAGCGGGTCCAGCGTCTCCGGCGGCCCCTCGAACGTGACCGTCACCTCCGTCAGGGTCATCGACCCCGCGACGTTGACCTTCTCCGCGCTGGTCTCGACCCGCCAGTCCGGCCCCACGACGACGTGGTCGTCGACCTCCTCGCCGCCGAGATTGACGAGGTAGTGACGCGCGAGCCGCTCCGAGATACCCCGGAAGGCCTTCTCTCGGGTGATGCGCTCTCGCTCGTCCTCGGTGGACTCCCCGCTTCCCCCGGCGACCGGCGGGAAGACCGAGACCGCGTCCCCGTCCTCGAGTGGTGTGGCGAGCCCCGACATGTGGACGACCTCGCGGCCGTTCTTCAGGACGGAGAGCTGTGGCCGCAACTCGCCCGCGTCGTCGAGTATCTCGCCCTCGAGCCCGTCGAACTCTGCCTCCAGTGCCCGGAGGACCACCCCGACGTCGGCACCGTCGTCGACCTCGCGTTCGATGGTCTTCGACCCGACGGCCTGCCGGAACGTCGCGAAGAACCGGAGCTCGATTTCCATGCCCACCGAAAGGGCCGGACCGGACATGAGTGTTGGCGTGGCGCGTTCGACACGACAAGAGCGAAGCGGCCCCCGTCCGTTCGCCGACACGATGACGGATACGGGCGGGAACGGCGAGCGCATCTACCACGTGAACGGACGGCTGGTCCCCCGCGGGTCGGCCCGGGTCTCGGTCGAGGACAGAGGATTCCGGTACGGCGACGCGGCGTTCGAGACGATGCGGGCCTACGGCGGTGAGATTCTCGACTGGGACCGCCACCTGGCGCGGCTGGAACGGACCTGCGAGACGCTCGGGATGGCCGCGGCCGTCCCGGACGACCTCGCGGTCCGGGTGGCTGACACCATCGACGAGAACGCGTTCGACGACGCGTACGTCCGTGTCTCGGTCACCCGCGGCCCGACACAGGGCAAACTCACCCCGCCGCCGGAAGCCGAGCTCGAACCGACGGTCGTGGTGGTCGCCCAGCCGCTCCCGCGTGGCGGCCTGCCCGACCACGGTGGGGAACCGGTCTGGGACGACCCCGCGGTCGTACAGACGGTGCGGACCCGCCGTATCCCCGACGCCGCGCTGCCGGCGGACGCGAAGACGCACAACTACCTCAACGGCACGCTCGCCCGGCTGGAACTCCGCCGCGCGACCAGCGACACGTACGCCCCGGACGAGGCGCTCATGCGCGACTTCAACGGGAACGTCGCGGAGGGCGCCACGAGCAACCTCTTCTTCGTCGACGACGGTACCCTGAAGACACCCGAACCCGGCGACCTGCTCCCCGGTATCACCAGAGAGGTCACGCTCGAACTGGCCGAGGCCGAGTCGTTCCCGGTCGAGACCGGCCACTACGACCTCGACACGGTCCGGGACGCCGACGAAGCCTTCCTCACCAACCGGACCTGGGAACTCCGCCCGGTGGCGTCCATCGACGGCATCGATGTCGGTGGTGGGCCGATTACATCACTTCTTCAGCGACTCTACGATGAACGAGTGGAAGAACGCTGCTATTCGTAATTCTCGCTGACAATCAGCGCCGTTCGAACCGAACGCGTGCTGGGTTCTATCTCGCCCCATCGCAAGGGTTGAATCGCCCGCTCGCCAATGCCGGGGCAGAATGGAGGTCAGCGACGACCAGCGAATCTGCGACGTGGAGGACGTTCCCGGGGCGGGGACCTTCCTCTTCACCTACCGTGACGGGTTCGACACCGGGGAGGCGCTGCTCGTCCGGTTCGGTGGCGGCGCGCCGTCGAGCGATGCCGAGGCGGGTGGCACGGCCCTGGGTGACGAGGACACCGGCATCGGCTGCTGGAAGAACTACTGCCAGCACTGGACCGACGTGCGCCTCGACAAGGGCAGCGGCGCTCGCGTCCGGGATGGGGAACTGTGGTGCAACAAGCACGCCGCCACCTTCCGGCTCGACGACGGCGTCTGCACGCACGGCCCCTGCGAGGGCGCCGTACTCGACGAGGTCGAGGTGACGGTCCACGACGGCGGGGTCTACCTGACCGACGACCGCTACGAGTTCGACTCGACGGGACCGGACGGGGACCGTGACCTCTCGACCGGCTCACCCGGCGGGCGCATCGATTTCACCGGTTCCTGAGGGGTCGCTACCGGCGCTCGTCCGAGCGGGTCCCTCGCGGAAACGCTCATGATGCACCACCCGGAAGCGCAGGTCATGGGGCTGCTCTCGCGACTGGGTGTCGGAAGTGCGACGGTCGATACGGTGCTTCCGACGACCCGTGTGACCGCGGGCGAGTCGGTGACCGCACGGGTGGAGATCGAGGGAGGGCGGGACCACCAGCACGCGACGGAACTGGTGGCCGGCCTGTTCACCAGGGCACAGACCGGTCACGGCGAGCGCGTGGTGGAGATCGGGCGGACGCCCCTCGCCACGGACCTCGACATCACGCCGGAGACCGACCGGTGGTTCGAGGCAACGATTGACATCCCGCCCTGGACGCCCATCACGCTGGAGGGGACGAACGTGTGGGTGGACACGGACCTCGCCATCGACTGGGGGGTCGATACACACGACGAGGACGAGCTCCACGTCGAACCCGGCCGACGGCTCCGGCTGGTGCTTCAGGAACTCGAGGAACTCGGGGTCGTCCCGCACCGGGCCGTCCCGTTGACAGGTCGGGGGGAGCGCGAGGCCGCGCCGGGCGTCGGGGACGACCACCCCGTCGTCCAGCAGTTCGACTGTCATCCGCAGTCGGGGAGCTTCGTCGGGAGCGTCCGGCGGCTGACCGTGGTGGCGGTCCCCACCGAGTCCGACCTCCGGCTCCATCTCCGTGCCGACATGGACACGGACGTGATGTACGAGGCCTCGGGCGCCTACGAGTTCTCGACCGCAATCGACGTGACCGACGAGCGTCCGGCCGAACTCCGCCACCGGCTGGAGCGGGCCATCGGTGGCTCGACCGGCCCCTAGTCGACGCGGAACGCCGGCTCCTCGACGGCCTCGGACTTGCAGTCCGGGCACCGCGAGGGGCGGTTCACCGGGTCGTCGAACGCCGAGAACCCGCAGTCGCGACACTCCGGCGGCGCGACCAGCAACTGCTCGTCGGCCGCATCGAGCGACCGGGCGATGTGCCGGACGTGCGAGAGTGCCTGGTCGGTTGTGATGTCGAACTCGCTGGCGATGGCGCTGGCCCGGAGTGCCTCCGACCGGAGTTGGTCCGTAATCCGCTCCCGGGTGGTTGGTTCGTCGACGCCCTGCATGCCGTGGCGTAGGTGGCCCCCCGGCAAATCCCTTCCCCCGGCGCCTTCGGCGGGCCGGGAAGGGAAACTGACTTGCACGGGGGTGCCGACGCCACGCGGTATGCACGCTGTCGTCCTGGCTGGTGGGTACGCGACGCGCCTGTGGCCCATCACGAAACACCGGCCGAAGATGTTCCTCCCTGTCGGCGAGACCACCGTCGTCGACCGTATCTTCCGCGAACTCGAGTCCGACGACCGCATCGGCGACGTCTACGTCTCCACCAACGAGCGGTTCGCCGACGAGTTCCGCGAGCACCTCGCCGAGAGCGAGTTCGAGAAGCCCGTCGTCTCCGTCGAGGAGACCACCGAGGAGGACGAGAAGTTCGGCGTCGTGGGGGCGCTCGGGCAACTCGTCGACCGCGAGGGCATCGACGACGACCTGCTCGTCGTCGCGGGCGACAACCTCGTCGACTTCGACCTCAGCGAGTTCGTCGACTTCTTCGAGGCGAAGGGAGCCCCATCGCTGGCGGCCTACGATGTCGGCTCGCGCGAGAAGGCGAGCTCGTACGGCCTCGTCGAACTCGACGGCGACCGCGTCGTCGACTTCCAGGAGAAGCCCGACGACCCGAAGAGCACGCTCGTCTCAATCGCCTGCTACGCCTTCCCCCGGGACCAGCTCCGGTTCGAGGAGTACCTCGAGAGCGGCAACAACCCCGACGAACCGGGCTGGTACCTCCAGTGGCTCCAGGAGCGGACCGAGGTCGACGCCTTCGTCTTCGACGGCGCGTGGTTCGACATCGGCACCCCCGAATCGTACCTCGAGACCGTCGCGTGGTATCTGGAGGGCGACAGCATCGTCGCCGACGACGCCACCGTCGTCGACACGGCGATCGGCGAGAACGTCCACGTCATGTCGGGCGCCCACGTCGAGGACACGACCCTCGACCGGTCGCTCGTCTTCCCGAACGCGCACGTCGAGGACTGCGAGATCCACGACTCCATCATCGACGAGGAGACCCACGTCGAGGATATCGACCTCGCGGGCGCGCTCGTGGGCGCGCACACCCGCCTGACGAACGGCGAGTAACCCGACTCACTGTCGAGTGAGGTGACTCACTCAAGCGACGCGCTCGTGACCCGGACGTGCCCCCGCGTTCCCTCCCACACCGCCTCGAACTCGAGGCTGATTCGCCGGGCCATGTGGGGCCCGTCGACGACGAACGTCTCGAACTCCCCGCCCTCGCCGAGGATGTGGACACCGTACTCCTCGTTGAGAGCCTCGAGGTCGGCGAGCGCCGCCTCGTCCAGTCGCCGGCCGAGCCACGACTCGTCGAGGCCACCCGCGGCCACCTGCACGATGCGGATGTCGAACCCGGCATCCAGCATCGCCTCGGCTAGCATGCGGGGGTCCTCCTGCCACAGCGGCGCGAACACCGCACAGCCGAGGCGGTCCGCCATCGACCGGATGCGTGAGGTCTGGTACTCGCTCTCGACGGCGCCGGCGGTGACACCGCCGAGGCCACCGAGTCCCTCGCGCAGGTCCTCGAGCGCGCGCTCCAGGGGTTCCAGTTCACGGTCACCCTGCGCGCCCGAGTCGGTCGCCGCCGCGGCCTCGAAGTCGTCGGGATAGACGTCGACGAGGTCGATGCCGATGCTCTCGGCGGCCAGCGCCGTCAGGTCCGTCGCCGGCGTGTGGTACATGTAGGAGTCGCCCTCCGGGTGGACGGTCACGAGTCGCTCGACCGGAAGACCCGCCTCCAGCGCCCGGTAGAGTGCCCACGAGGAGTCCTTCCCGCCGGAGAAGAGGCTCACCCAGGGCTGGTCCATGGGAAGCCCGTCGGCGTCAGCCGCGTCGGTCATACCTCGAATAGCGATGCGACCGCTTTAGCCACACCGCTCTCCGGACGGCGGCGCGTGTCGACTCACGACTCCGGGAACTCCTCCTCGACGCTCTCCTCGGTGGTGATGTATGAGGTGAAGCGGACGCCGCCGAGACTGATGGCGATACCGAGCAGGACGTACACGGCCAGCCGGGTCCAGACGGTGACGGTGAACCCCTCGACGGAGACTGGGCCCAGTTCGGTTGCGGGGACCATCACCGACGGAATCTCGCCCGCGCGTTCGAGGAAGTACGCCGAGAACCCGCGGACGACGAGTCCGACCGCGACCACGCCGAACGGGAGGTTGAGGAAGGCGTTTGGGACCTGTTCCTCGGCGAGGAACTCGTCGATGAGCCGCCCGGTCGAGGCGGTGAGAGCGGCCAGCGCCAGCCACGGGACTGCCGCGAAGACGAACCGCATCCCGAGGATGACCGGGCTCGCCGCCGTGT of the Haloglomus salinum genome contains:
- a CDS encoding GNAT family N-acetyltransferase, producing MQVREATPADESAIRSIAKRSMEASYSLSPGAIEEAIERWYSSETFTEKLQDDDVLFLVVDDGVELVAFSESELVDDHGDINWLHVDPMHRGESIGGELFRETRRALRDRGAETIRGRVLSDNTEGNKFYERQGLVKSGEGRVELDGPTFVENVYTDAETEDLEAATTPDGDEVYIDHLDTDRGSKGAFHTVYTDENRENKWGYYCGNCETFITSMDTMGRMECDECGNQRKPTRWDAAYM
- a CDS encoding HD domain-containing protein, giving the protein MGVEIKESPVTDAEFEAMKGFVHDYLAASVENEEEGGRMRWYPWHSAEYRFNHILNVTELATDIAREEGANVDVTRVAALFHDISKLEADQDVHAEEGARVAREYLETHGEYPESFVDAVCRAVREHSYQGDLADVTLESRCLMEADLLDKVGANGTALMLLRMGYESRTHMDANEMVGRVLERGEDAAQRVRSDTAESIAHQRLKRVRWFKEWLEGEIADMEPPGRNESG
- a CDS encoding amidohydrolase produces the protein MLELEHGFRVVDVGATLPGERGGSRGRAVVPDRLERELRQAGVVRAVVTPPARPSEGGYLAANNAVARRSVDRPFVPFARLSGPRVPGAPAGERSHPGDHPGADSVAQYGYDDRFHGFAMDPARDGLPTRETLDALGDVGLPVLVTAGNGFPPSRVADLCGRGFPVVLGGVGGDPGTRELFATAVDLLDRHDDLHLDTGTVRTRSLLERALREHPDRVLFASRAGEAHPNVAVMTLLTCSIPEDTMRRAFDANPSRVVSSLAP
- a CDS encoding PadR family transcriptional regulator, with protein sequence MYDLTGFQRDLLYVIAGRDEPHGLAIKEELEDYYEKEIHHGRLYPNLDTLVEKGLVEKGQHDRRTNYYTLTRRGRREIDARRDWEEQYLD
- a CDS encoding LysE family translocator, with product MSTLVSLTAGVAFGLALAAPPGPMNAVIAEESVLRGWLSGFQAGLGAATADFIFFLLAVAGVVTFVRQSALVTGLMVGLGGILMLYFAYGAVADVRETFTDADAALDESSRGFRKAFVLALTNPYQIVFWLTVGVGLLEPGTLDALAPLSEALSGLLVVETGSPALLVGLFVGIGVWVTGFPAALVGAQRRVDRLAPAVAGVSALVLAGFGVFYLVRAAETLSGL
- a CDS encoding MBL fold metallo-hydrolase; this encodes MDCNRVSLSVATRAPTGQTAAYILGSDSALLVDPAAVTDELDDALADRTVDHVAVTHHHPDHVGAVERYAVAHDATVWCRYGRAADFEAATGVAPDRTFVDGTTIPTADGEVTVVDTPGHAPEHVGFRFADDDIGGATAYLVGDLAVAAGSVVVGAPQGDMRAYVSSLRRLWARNPETLYPSHGPVIADPRETCARLIAHRRDREERVRRAVHDGARTVEEITDTAYEKDLSGVRDMAEATVIAHLEKLAVEGHVHWDGAEATPV
- a CDS encoding proteasome assembly chaperone family protein produces the protein MDEFDVEEHADPELEDPVLVEGLPGVGHVGKLVAEHLLEEFEDAELVRRVYSEHFPPQVAVDDDGTTTMASAEFHAVRTDGADILLLSGDHQATDAPGHYRLTDCFLDVAEAFGVERAFALGGVPTGEFIEEYAVVGAATDDEQVGELEAAGVEFREDEPAGGIVGVSGLLLGLGERRDIPTACLMGETSGYLVDPKSARAVLEVLQEVVDFEVGYASLEDRAEEMEEVIKKIQEMEQGPQSPSDEDLRYIG
- a CDS encoding winged helix-turn-helix transcriptional regulator encodes the protein MSTTPEEQTAESPLTDPEFRERLRELPPSAKLVAKVLEDASPLSQGQLAEESLLPDRTVRYALNRLEEEDLVGSRYSFHDARKQVYFLTE